One genomic window of Thermococcus indicus includes the following:
- a CDS encoding ABC transporter permease translates to MSDGLEPFQSALWVVFESEFRRLIRSRKLKVLFLVTFFPAFIYLLSPNASGTGGDAMLKSFQALMLDLVPNYWLGIIGQLIAIILMSDLLAGEIDRGTIRLLLARPVRLSEVVVAKFLAGLGALAVLFGVPYTVIWVYNPIVYDTGAEGLWNGLPDLLLALGATLLVLAALGALAMMVSVLITRPLYASLATFGVVFLLQFLLPQIPYVKNPERYTLGYQTVVLLKAGFDKVDLGTFVGNSAHTAVFFGAVGVIFLAAAWAVLANRDFPD, encoded by the coding sequence ATGAGCGATGGGCTGGAGCCCTTCCAGAGCGCCCTCTGGGTGGTCTTTGAGAGCGAGTTCAGGAGGTTGATCCGTTCGAGGAAGCTCAAGGTTCTCTTCCTCGTCACGTTCTTTCCCGCGTTCATCTACCTCCTCAGCCCGAACGCATCGGGAACCGGCGGTGATGCCATGCTCAAGTCGTTTCAGGCTCTCATGCTCGACCTGGTTCCCAACTACTGGCTCGGCATAATCGGCCAGCTCATCGCGATAATCCTCATGAGCGACCTCCTCGCGGGCGAGATAGACAGGGGGACGATAAGGCTTCTCCTTGCGAGGCCGGTGAGGCTCAGCGAGGTTGTCGTAGCCAAGTTCCTCGCCGGACTCGGCGCCCTCGCGGTTCTCTTTGGGGTTCCCTACACCGTCATCTGGGTTTACAACCCAATCGTTTATGATACTGGCGCGGAGGGTCTCTGGAATGGCCTGCCAGACCTCCTCCTCGCCCTTGGAGCGACGCTCCTCGTCCTGGCCGCCCTCGGAGCCTTAGCGATGATGGTTTCGGTCCTCATAACGCGCCCGCTCTATGCCTCGCTGGCTACCTTCGGGGTAGTCTTCCTCCTCCAGTTTCTCCTGCCCCAGATTCCCTACGTCAAAAACCCGGAGCGCTACACCCTCGGCTATCAGACGGTGGTTCTGCTGAAGGCCGGGTTCGATAAGGTTGATCTGGGCACCTTCGTTGGGAACTCCGCCCACACTGCGGTCTTCTTCGGGGCAGTTGGGGTTATCTTCCTGGCCGCTGCCTGGGCGGTTCTAGCAAACCGCGACTTTCCCGATTGA
- a CDS encoding LSm family protein yields the protein MGEKQYLLDKTLETWKGKRVAIAVSNEHSFTGILEDFDEEVILLRDVVDIAGNKAKELIVKIDDLNWIMLL from the coding sequence ATGGGCGAGAAGCAGTACCTGCTCGACAAGACCCTTGAGACCTGGAAGGGGAAGAGGGTTGCGATAGCGGTTAGCAACGAACACTCCTTCACCGGAATCCTGGAGGACTTCGATGAGGAGGTCATACTCCTGAGGGACGTGGTGGACATAGCCGGGAACAAGGCAAAAGAACTCATCGTGAAGATAGACGACCTCAACTGGATAATGCTCCTGTGA
- the mobB gene encoding molybdopterin-guanine dinucleotide biosynthesis protein B: MRGVAFVGFKKSGKTTTVEAVARVLKERGYRVAIAKSMHADFDREGSDTWRFSKVADAVLVRANDTDALLFNAKDINALFSMVSADFLLLEGFKSIQHVPKVICARNEEEVRELNDGLAIAVSGVIASSGVEEIDGLPAIDATKEPERLADLVEKRAFMLPNIDCGLCGFECAEMARMIVRGEKTTRDCVVLSSKPKVTVKIDGQVLPMKDWVQELVEKTIKGMLSAMKGYREGRRIEIVIRDD; the protein is encoded by the coding sequence ATGAGGGGGGTAGCTTTCGTTGGCTTCAAGAAGAGCGGAAAAACGACGACGGTTGAGGCCGTTGCGAGAGTTCTAAAGGAGCGCGGTTACCGCGTTGCCATAGCGAAGAGCATGCACGCCGACTTCGACAGGGAAGGGAGCGATACGTGGCGCTTCTCAAAGGTCGCCGATGCAGTCCTTGTCAGGGCGAACGATACCGATGCCCTCCTCTTCAACGCCAAGGATATAAACGCGCTGTTCTCTATGGTTTCAGCCGATTTCCTCCTGCTCGAGGGGTTTAAGTCTATCCAGCACGTTCCCAAGGTGATATGCGCGAGGAACGAGGAAGAGGTTAGGGAGCTCAACGACGGCCTTGCCATAGCGGTGAGCGGTGTTATAGCCTCAAGCGGAGTGGAGGAGATAGACGGCCTTCCGGCCATAGACGCAACCAAGGAGCCGGAGAGGCTCGCGGATTTGGTGGAGAAGAGGGCATTCATGCTCCCCAACATAGACTGCGGCCTCTGCGGCTTTGAGTGCGCCGAGATGGCGAGGATGATAGTGAGGGGCGAGAAGACGACCAGGGACTGCGTGGTTCTGAGCTCGAAGCCCAAGGTCACGGTCAAGATAGACGGCCAGGTTCTGCCCATGAAAGACTGGGTGCAGGAGCTGGTGGAGAAGACGATAAAGGGCATGCTCTCGGCGATGAAGGGCTACCGCGAGGGGAGAAGGATAGAGATAGTGATCAGGGACGATTGA
- a CDS encoding MBL fold metallo-hydrolase, which translates to MIIGNVGLDSSAKIAFQSHAHTDHFVSGEVIFATKATKFLSHLRKGGFYREIEFGKTFYLGDFKARLYPAGHMLGSAGIKLWLENGTLFYTGDTKWFKLRTAEKSRFPRADFLIIEATFGVPHFTFPTPREAEKKLIAFVEEAFERGKRPVLYVNQMGKAQEVMKILDLHGYTVKASREMVKVARVYSKFGVSFGNISEDGEVVLRSYRSPRVENSLSPWELTVSGFGELKLSNHADFWELVRIVERVKPERVFTVYGFAEEFARILNGIGYESVAIESTTTFSGGCSFFNQTF; encoded by the coding sequence ATGATAATAGGCAACGTCGGCCTCGACAGCTCCGCAAAGATCGCCTTCCAGAGCCACGCCCACACCGACCACTTCGTCAGCGGTGAGGTTATATTTGCCACCAAAGCCACGAAGTTCCTCAGCCACCTCCGGAAGGGCGGCTTTTACAGGGAAATCGAGTTCGGAAAGACCTTCTACCTCGGTGATTTTAAAGCGAGGCTCTACCCAGCCGGCCACATGCTCGGCTCGGCCGGGATAAAGCTGTGGCTCGAAAACGGGACGCTGTTCTACACCGGCGACACCAAGTGGTTCAAGCTGAGGACAGCTGAAAAGAGCCGCTTTCCGAGGGCGGATTTTCTAATAATCGAGGCCACCTTCGGAGTTCCCCACTTCACGTTCCCAACACCGAGGGAGGCCGAGAAGAAGCTGATAGCCTTCGTCGAGGAGGCCTTTGAGAGGGGTAAAAGACCTGTTCTCTACGTCAACCAGATGGGGAAAGCTCAAGAGGTCATGAAGATACTCGACCTTCACGGCTACACCGTCAAAGCATCGAGGGAGATGGTCAAGGTGGCACGCGTTTACTCAAAGTTCGGGGTCTCCTTCGGCAACATTAGCGAAGATGGCGAGGTCGTCCTGCGCTCCTACCGCTCGCCCCGGGTTGAGAACTCCCTATCCCCCTGGGAGCTTACGGTTTCCGGTTTTGGAGAGCTTAAACTCAGCAACCACGCCGATTTCTGGGAGCTGGTGAGGATTGTGGAGAGAGTAAAGCCGGAGAGGGTTTTCACGGTTTACGGCTTCGCCGAGGAGTTTGCAAGGATCCTTAATGGAATTGGATATGAATCAGTGGCTATCGAATCCACCACAACATTCTCAGGGGGTTGTAGCTTTTTTAACCAAACTTTTTAA
- a CDS encoding M67 family metallopeptidase yields the protein MGLIIRQEDLKAIIKMAEKSAVEVCGFLFGRGEGGNFIVEEVRFVPNRLNSPTAFEMEPVEMLQAIDEAEERGLEVVGIFHSHLKCPPVPSGRDLKGMRLWPVVWLIVDEKGNYGAFVLEGDRIREVGVEVV from the coding sequence ATGGGTCTGATAATCCGACAAGAAGATTTAAAGGCAATTATCAAAATGGCAGAAAAGAGTGCCGTCGAGGTGTGCGGCTTCCTCTTCGGAAGGGGGGAGGGTGGAAACTTCATCGTCGAGGAAGTCCGCTTCGTCCCCAACAGGCTGAACTCTCCAACGGCTTTCGAGATGGAGCCGGTCGAGATGTTGCAAGCTATCGACGAGGCCGAGGAACGGGGCCTTGAGGTGGTCGGCATCTTCCACTCCCACCTGAAGTGCCCACCGGTCCCGAGCGGGAGGGATTTAAAGGGCATGAGGCTCTGGCCGGTCGTCTGGCTGATAGTCGATGAGAAGGGGAACTACGGGGCCTTTGTGCTGGAAGGAGACAGAATTCGAGAGGTGGGGGTTGAGGTCGTCTGA
- a CDS encoding transposase, whose translation MNVRRLEVLFALTLILMMYIYPLAIVGLWLLMGEMAEYRETIKRSLVVFIVSLPLYGAKIVLGISGWSKTLGITPVEASPAVVNTVHVVFLALQFLSLYFLYRALSRMSDDTGAEMLKTGGLMPLAAIPLHFVTITAYFVATWLGLVLIIYGFEQTVGPPNIGRA comes from the coding sequence ATGAACGTTAGAAGGCTTGAGGTTCTCTTCGCGCTCACGCTGATTCTGATGATGTACATCTACCCGCTGGCCATCGTGGGCCTCTGGCTCCTCATGGGGGAGATGGCTGAGTACAGGGAGACCATCAAAAGATCGCTGGTTGTTTTCATCGTCTCACTCCCCCTCTACGGGGCGAAGATCGTCCTCGGAATCTCCGGGTGGAGCAAGACCCTCGGAATAACCCCTGTGGAGGCAAGCCCCGCGGTGGTGAACACCGTCCATGTAGTCTTTCTGGCCCTGCAGTTCCTGAGCCTCTACTTCCTCTACCGCGCCCTCTCGCGGATGTCCGACGACACCGGGGCGGAGATGCTGAAGACCGGCGGGCTCATGCCCCTGGCTGCCATACCGCTCCACTTCGTCACGATAACCGCCTACTTCGTGGCGACGTGGCTTGGCCTCGTCCTGATAATCTACGGGTTTGAGCAGACGGTCGGTCCGCCCAACATCGGGAGGGCGTAG
- a CDS encoding Hsp20/alpha crystallin family protein: MVWKRDRYWDPFDLMREIQEEIDAIFRDIMRGPRLWSTREPERYELVSETWREPFVDIFDRGDRFVITVELPGVRKEDIKLRVTEDTVYLEAQVRREKELETEGAIRIERYYSGYRRVIRLPEEVIPEKTKARYNNGVLEIEIPKKAPKKEEGEGFEVKIE; encoded by the coding sequence ATGGTCTGGAAGAGGGACCGCTACTGGGACCCCTTCGACTTGATGAGGGAGATCCAGGAGGAGATCGACGCCATCTTCAGAGACATCATGCGCGGACCAAGGCTCTGGAGCACCAGAGAGCCAGAGCGCTACGAGCTCGTCAGCGAGACCTGGCGTGAGCCTTTCGTGGACATATTCGACCGCGGTGACAGGTTCGTCATAACCGTCGAGCTCCCGGGTGTCAGGAAGGAGGACATCAAGCTCCGCGTTACCGAGGATACCGTCTACCTCGAGGCCCAGGTGAGGCGCGAGAAGGAGCTTGAGACCGAGGGAGCCATAAGGATCGAGCGCTACTACAGCGGCTACAGGAGGGTCATCAGACTGCCGGAGGAGGTCATCCCGGAGAAGACGAAAGCCAGGTACAACAACGGCGTCCTCGAGATAGAGATACCCAAGAAGGCTCCAAAGAAGGAGGAAGGCGAGGGCTTCGAGGTCAAGATCGAGTGA
- a CDS encoding acyl-CoA mutase large subunit family protein has translation MTFDKEKLAKIREEEKRWDETTVKKFIEKRPERKEKFTTDDGFEIKRVYTPADLGEDWDYLEKLGFPGEYPFTRGVYATMYRGRFWTMRQYAGFGTAEESNRRYKYLLEQGQTGLSVAFDLPTQIGYDSDHPMSEGEVGKVGVAIDSLWDMRVLFDGIPLDKVSTSMTINSTAANLLAMYILVAEEQGVAQNQLRGTVQNDILKEYIARGTYIFPPQPSMRLTTDIIMYCAENVPKWNPISISGYHIREAGANAVQEVAFTLADGIEYVKAVIDRGMDVDKFAGRLSFFFNAHNNFLEEIAKFRAARRLWAYIMKEWFNAKNPRSMLLRFHTQTAGSTLTAQQPENNIVRVAIQALAAVLGGTQSLHTNSYDEALSLPTEKSVRIALRTQQIIAYESGVVDTIDPLGGSYYIEWLTDHIYEEALKYIEKIQKMGGMMRAIERGYIQKEIAESAYKYQKEVEEKKRIIVGVNEFIVDEPLDVEILKVDPSIREKQIERLKKLRSERDGKKVEEALDKLRKAAETDDKNLMPYIIEAHRHLATLGEVTDVLREVWGEYRAPLIF, from the coding sequence ATGACTTTCGATAAGGAGAAGCTCGCAAAGATTAGGGAGGAGGAAAAGCGCTGGGACGAAACGACGGTTAAAAAGTTCATCGAGAAAAGGCCCGAGAGAAAGGAGAAGTTCACGACCGACGACGGTTTTGAGATAAAGCGCGTTTACACTCCGGCCGACCTCGGCGAGGACTGGGATTACCTTGAGAAGCTCGGCTTCCCGGGTGAGTACCCGTTCACCCGTGGTGTTTACGCCACCATGTATCGCGGCAGGTTCTGGACGATGAGGCAGTACGCCGGTTTCGGAACGGCAGAGGAATCCAACAGGCGCTACAAGTACCTCCTCGAGCAGGGGCAGACGGGCTTAAGCGTCGCCTTCGACCTGCCGACCCAGATTGGCTACGACTCCGACCACCCAATGAGCGAGGGTGAGGTCGGAAAGGTCGGTGTCGCAATCGATTCCCTCTGGGACATGCGCGTCCTCTTCGACGGGATCCCGCTCGACAAGGTTTCCACTTCGATGACCATAAACTCGACCGCGGCAAACCTCCTCGCCATGTACATCCTCGTGGCTGAGGAGCAGGGCGTTGCCCAGAACCAGCTCCGCGGAACGGTCCAGAACGACATCCTCAAGGAGTACATAGCGCGCGGTACTTATATCTTCCCGCCGCAGCCGAGCATGAGGCTCACAACCGACATCATCATGTACTGCGCCGAGAACGTCCCCAAATGGAACCCGATTTCGATAAGCGGATACCACATCCGCGAGGCCGGGGCAAACGCGGTCCAGGAGGTTGCCTTCACCCTCGCCGACGGTATCGAGTACGTCAAGGCCGTCATAGACAGGGGCATGGACGTTGACAAGTTCGCCGGAAGGCTGAGCTTCTTCTTCAACGCCCACAACAACTTCCTTGAGGAGATCGCCAAGTTCAGGGCCGCCAGAAGGCTCTGGGCCTACATAATGAAGGAATGGTTCAACGCCAAGAACCCGCGCTCAATGCTCCTGCGCTTCCACACCCAGACGGCCGGCTCAACGCTCACCGCCCAGCAGCCGGAGAACAACATAGTCAGGGTTGCCATTCAGGCCCTCGCGGCGGTTCTCGGCGGAACGCAGTCGCTCCACACCAACTCCTACGACGAGGCTCTGAGCCTTCCGACCGAGAAGAGCGTCAGGATAGCCCTCAGAACCCAGCAGATTATCGCCTACGAGAGCGGCGTCGTTGATACGATAGACCCGCTCGGCGGTTCCTACTACATCGAGTGGCTTACCGACCACATCTACGAAGAGGCCTTGAAGTACATCGAGAAGATTCAGAAGATGGGCGGCATGATGAGGGCCATTGAGAGGGGCTACATTCAGAAGGAGATCGCCGAGAGCGCCTACAAGTACCAGAAGGAAGTCGAGGAGAAGAAGCGCATCATCGTCGGCGTCAACGAGTTCATCGTTGATGAGCCGCTCGACGTCGAGATACTCAAGGTCGACCCTAGCATCAGGGAGAAGCAGATCGAGCGCCTTAAGAAGCTCAGGAGTGAGAGGGACGGCAAGAAGGTCGAGGAGGCCCTCGATAAGCTCAGGAAGGCTGCCGAAACCGACGACAAGAACCTCATGCCCTACATCATCGAGGCCCACAGGCACCTCGCGACCCTTGGAGAGGTCACCGACGTCCTGCGCGAGGTCTGGGGCGAGTATCGCGCTCCGCTGATATTCTGA
- a CDS encoding CDC48 family AAA ATPase → MTEKREVKLKVASAYQRDVGRGIVRIDRKSMREIGVQSGDIIEIIGTKNTAAVVWPAYPEDEGLGIIRMDGTIRKNSGVGLGDEVTVRKAEVKEAKKVIVAPTEPIRFGHDFVEWFHSRLVGRPVVRGDYIKVGILGQELTFVVTATTPAGIVQITEFTEFQVSEKPVKEVSKTAALGVTYEDIGGLKDVIQKVREMIELPLKHPEIFEKLGIEPPKGVLLYGPPGTGKTLLAKAVANEANAHFIAINGPEIMSKYYGESEERLREVFKEAEENAPAIIFIDEIDAIAPKREETHGEVEKRVVSQLLTLMDGLKSRGKVIVIAATNRPDAIDPALRRPGRFDRELEVGVPDKAGRKEILQIHTRGMPIDPEFRKGRVIEILEELERNDAYRESAERALMKVKNARDEEIPEILKEVDEKLYDEVKARLIDGLLEELAEVTHGFVGADLAALAREAAMAALRRLIKEGKIDFEAEHIPKEVLEELRVTRKDFYEALKMVEPSALREVLLEVPNVRWDDIGGLEEVKEELKEAVEWPLKYPEAFMGLGITPPKGILLYGPPGTGKTLLAKAVANESEANFIAIKGPEVLSKWVGESEKNIREIFRKARQAAPTVIFIDEIDAIAPRRGTDVNRVTDRLINQLLTEMDGIQENSGVVVIAATNRPDIIDPALLRPGRFDRLILVPAPDEKARLEIFKVHTRNVPLAEDVSLEELAKRTEGYTGADIEAVVREAAMLAMRRALQEGIIRPGMKADEIRQKVKVTMKDFEEAMKKIGPSVSEETMEYYRKIQEQFKQSRG, encoded by the coding sequence ATGACCGAAAAGAGGGAGGTTAAGCTCAAGGTCGCCTCTGCCTACCAGAGGGACGTTGGAAGGGGAATAGTTAGGATAGACCGCAAGTCAATGCGCGAGATTGGCGTTCAGAGCGGTGATATCATCGAGATAATCGGAACCAAGAACACGGCAGCAGTAGTCTGGCCGGCTTATCCGGAGGACGAGGGTCTGGGCATCATCAGAATGGACGGAACCATAAGGAAAAACTCCGGTGTCGGCCTTGGTGACGAGGTTACCGTGAGGAAGGCCGAGGTCAAGGAGGCGAAGAAGGTCATCGTTGCACCAACCGAGCCTATTCGCTTCGGCCACGACTTCGTTGAGTGGTTCCACAGCAGGCTCGTCGGCAGGCCCGTCGTCAGGGGCGACTACATCAAGGTCGGAATACTCGGCCAGGAGCTGACCTTCGTGGTTACTGCGACGACTCCAGCGGGGATAGTCCAGATAACGGAGTTCACCGAGTTCCAGGTCAGCGAGAAGCCAGTCAAGGAGGTCTCCAAGACCGCCGCGCTAGGAGTGACCTACGAGGACATCGGCGGCCTCAAGGACGTCATTCAGAAGGTCAGGGAGATGATAGAGCTCCCGCTCAAGCACCCGGAGATATTCGAGAAGCTCGGTATCGAGCCCCCCAAGGGTGTCCTGCTCTACGGTCCGCCGGGAACCGGTAAGACGCTACTCGCCAAAGCCGTTGCCAACGAGGCCAACGCCCACTTCATAGCCATCAACGGGCCGGAGATAATGAGCAAGTACTACGGCGAGAGCGAGGAGCGTTTGAGGGAGGTCTTTAAGGAGGCCGAGGAGAACGCGCCGGCGATAATCTTCATAGACGAGATTGACGCAATAGCTCCGAAGAGGGAGGAGACCCACGGTGAGGTCGAGAAGAGGGTCGTCAGCCAGTTGCTCACGCTCATGGACGGTCTCAAGAGCCGCGGAAAGGTCATAGTTATCGCCGCCACCAACAGGCCGGACGCCATAGACCCTGCCCTGAGGAGGCCCGGAAGGTTCGACCGCGAGCTTGAGGTCGGAGTTCCCGACAAGGCCGGCAGGAAGGAGATACTCCAGATACACACCAGAGGAATGCCCATCGACCCGGAGTTCAGAAAGGGCAGGGTCATCGAGATACTCGAGGAGCTGGAGAGAAACGACGCCTACCGCGAGAGCGCCGAGAGGGCCCTGATGAAGGTCAAAAACGCGAGGGACGAAGAGATTCCCGAGATACTCAAGGAGGTAGACGAGAAGCTCTACGACGAGGTCAAGGCCAGGCTTATCGATGGACTCCTTGAGGAGCTGGCCGAGGTCACCCACGGCTTCGTCGGTGCGGACCTTGCGGCTTTGGCGAGAGAGGCAGCGATGGCCGCTCTGAGGAGGCTCATTAAGGAGGGCAAGATAGACTTTGAGGCCGAGCACATACCCAAGGAGGTCCTTGAGGAGCTCAGGGTCACCAGGAAGGACTTCTACGAGGCCCTCAAGATGGTCGAGCCTTCCGCCCTGAGGGAGGTGCTCCTTGAGGTTCCGAACGTCCGCTGGGACGACATAGGCGGACTGGAGGAGGTGAAGGAGGAGCTCAAAGAGGCCGTCGAGTGGCCGCTCAAGTACCCTGAGGCATTCATGGGGCTTGGAATCACCCCGCCAAAGGGAATACTCCTCTACGGCCCGCCCGGAACAGGCAAGACTCTGCTCGCGAAGGCCGTGGCGAACGAGAGTGAAGCGAACTTCATAGCCATCAAGGGTCCAGAGGTGCTCAGCAAGTGGGTCGGCGAGAGCGAGAAGAACATCAGGGAGATATTCAGGAAGGCAAGACAAGCGGCTCCAACGGTGATATTCATAGATGAGATTGACGCAATCGCTCCGCGCAGGGGAACCGACGTTAACCGCGTTACGGACAGGCTCATTAACCAGCTCCTCACCGAGATGGACGGAATTCAGGAGAACAGTGGCGTGGTCGTCATAGCCGCCACCAACAGGCCTGACATAATAGACCCGGCACTGCTCAGGCCGGGCAGGTTCGACAGGCTCATACTCGTTCCAGCACCCGACGAGAAGGCAAGACTTGAGATATTCAAGGTCCACACCAGGAACGTGCCTCTCGCCGAGGATGTCAGCCTCGAAGAGCTCGCCAAGAGGACCGAGGGCTACACCGGAGCGGACATCGAGGCTGTGGTGAGAGAGGCCGCTATGCTGGCCATGAGGAGGGCACTCCAGGAGGGCATCATAAGGCCCGGCATGAAGGCCGACGAGATAAGGCAAAAGGTCAAGGTGACGATGAAGGACTTCGAGGAGGCCATGAAGAAGATAGGCCCCAGCGTGAGCGAGGAGACCATGGAGTACTACAGGAAGATCCAGGAACAGTTCAAGCAGTCGCGTGGATGA
- a CDS encoding ABC transporter ATP-binding protein, whose protein sequence is MSTYIIETEKLTKFFGRMNVVYHLNLKVPKGAVYGFLGPNGAGKTTTIKMLTGALKPTYGEIRIFGLDMPRERVEIMRKVGYMPEKPLAYEDMTIFEFLTYMGRLLGLPKGEAIKQARELMAYTGVGKLAFNKIKELSSGQRQRVTFAMALLGNPELLTLDEPTSNLDPLGRMEFIGKVLELAKAGKTIFISSHIVSEIERMCNHVGLIKDGQLIEQGRVRDLVNVEGTDYDVLVSDNGKLLEFLKDKVYVREAWEEEGILRVKLDERFAERFFVELPAFLAKEGLALKLFKSHTSPLERILMKRFNVGWKE, encoded by the coding sequence ATGTCCACCTACATCATCGAGACTGAGAAGCTCACCAAGTTCTTCGGCAGGATGAACGTTGTGTATCATCTCAACCTCAAGGTTCCCAAAGGTGCAGTCTATGGCTTTCTCGGTCCCAACGGCGCCGGTAAGACTACCACGATAAAGATGCTTACCGGGGCTCTGAAGCCAACCTACGGCGAGATAAGGATTTTTGGCCTCGATATGCCACGCGAGAGGGTTGAGATAATGCGGAAGGTCGGCTACATGCCCGAGAAGCCCCTCGCATATGAAGACATGACGATCTTCGAGTTCCTGACCTATATGGGTCGCCTCTTGGGACTCCCCAAGGGGGAGGCAATAAAGCAGGCGAGGGAGCTCATGGCCTACACCGGGGTTGGAAAGCTGGCCTTCAACAAAATCAAGGAACTCTCGAGCGGCCAGAGGCAGAGGGTTACCTTTGCCATGGCCCTCCTCGGAAACCCGGAACTTCTCACCCTCGACGAGCCGACGAGCAACCTCGACCCCCTCGGGAGAATGGAGTTCATCGGCAAGGTTCTGGAGCTGGCCAAAGCCGGGAAGACCATCTTCATAAGCTCTCACATAGTCAGCGAGATAGAGAGGATGTGCAACCATGTCGGCCTGATCAAGGACGGCCAGCTCATCGAACAGGGGCGCGTCAGGGACCTGGTGAACGTGGAGGGAACGGATTACGACGTCCTTGTCTCGGACAACGGGAAGCTCCTGGAGTTTCTGAAGGATAAGGTCTACGTAAGGGAAGCCTGGGAAGAGGAGGGAATCCTCAGGGTGAAGCTCGACGAGAGGTTTGCGGAGCGGTTCTTCGTTGAGCTTCCCGCCTTTCTGGCCAAGGAGGGGCTCGCTCTCAAGCTCTTCAAGTCCCACACGAGCCCGCTGGAGAGAATCCTGATGAAGCGCTTCAACGTGGGGTGGAAGGAATGA